Proteins encoded within one genomic window of Trichoderma asperellum chromosome 2, complete sequence:
- the LGD1_1 gene encoding L-galactonate dehydratase, producing the protein MSEVTITGFKSRDVRFPTSLDKTGSDAMNAAGDYSAAYCILETDSKYSGHGMTFTIGRGNDIVCAAILHVADRLKGKTLSSLVADWGKTWRYLVNDSQLRWIGPEKGVIHLALGAVVNAVWDLWAKTLGKPVWRIVADMTPEEYVRCIDFRYITDAITPEEAIEMLREQEPGKAKRIEEALQNRAVPAYTTSAGWLGYGEEKMKQLLRDTLAEGYRHFKVKVGGNVEEDKRRLRIAREILGFDKGNVLMVDANQVWSVPEAIDYMKELSEFKPWFIEEPTSPDDVMGHKAVREALKPYGIGVATGEMCQNRVMFKQLLMTGAIDICQIDACRLGGVNEALAVMLMAKKFKVPIVPHSGGVGLPEYTQHLSTIDYVVVSGKLSVLEFVDHLHEHFLHPSVIKDGYYQTPTEAGYSVEMKPESMDRYSYPGEKGVSWWTTDEALPILTGEKY; encoded by the exons ATGTCTGAAGTTACCATCACGGGTTTCAAGAGTCGCGATGTGCGATTCCCAACATCGCTCGACAAGACAGGCTCAGATGCAATGAATGCTGCAGGAGACTACTCAGCGGCGTACTGCATTCTAGAGACTGATTCAAAATACAGTGGTCATGGCATG ACATTCACCATCGGGCGCGGAAACGACATCGTCTGTGCCGCCATCCTCCACGTTGCCGATCGACTCAAGGGCAAGACACTCTCATCGCTCGTAGCAGACTGGGGAAAGACATGGCGCTATCTCGTCAACGACAGTCAGCTGCGGTGGATTGGCCCCGAAAAGGGCGTCATTCACCTTGCGCTCGGTGCCGTCGTCAATGCCGTCTGGGATCTGTGGGCAAAGACCCTTGGCAAGCCCGTCTGGCGCATCGTCGCCGACATGACGCCAGAGGAATACGTCCGATGCATTGATTTCCGCTACATCACCGATGCCATTACTCCAGAGGAAGCCATTGAGATGCTGCGCGAGCAAGAGCCCGGCAAGGCCAAGCGCATTGAAGAGGCTCTTCAGAACCGAGCTGTCCCTGCCTACACAACAAGTGCGGGATGGCTAGGGtatggagaggagaagatgaagcagctgctgagaGACACCCTGGCCGAGGGATACAGACACTTCAAGGTCAAGGTTGGCGGAAACGTCGAGGAGGACAAGAGGCGCCTGAGAATCGCACGAGAAATCCTCGGCTTCGACAAGGGCAACGTCCTCATGGTGGATGCCAACCAGGTCTGGTCCGTGCCTGAGGCAATCGACTATATGAAGGAGCTCAGCGAATTCAAGCCTTGGTTCATCGAAGAGCCAACCTCTCCAGACGATGTCATGGGCCACAAGGCGGTCCGAGAAGCCCTCAAGCCCTACGGAATTGGCGTTGCTACCGGCGAAATGTGCCAGAATCGTGTCATGTTTAAGCAGCTGCTCATGACCGGTGCCATTGACATCTGCCAGATCGATGCCTGCCGTCTGGGCGGCGTGAATGAGGCCCTGGCTGTTATGCTCATGGCTAAGAAGTTCAAGGTGCCCATTGTGCCACACTCTGGTGGCGTTGGCCTCCCCGAATACACCCAGCACTTGAGCACCATCGACTATGTCGTCGTCAGCGGCAAGCTCTCCGTCCTGGAGTTTGTCGACCACCTCCACGAGCACTTCCTGCATCCCTCCGTTATCAAGGACGGGTACTACCAAACCCCGACAGAAGCTGGATACAGCGTCGAGATGAAGCCAGAGAGCATGGACCGATACTCTTATCCCGGCGAGAAGGGGGTGAGCTGGTGGACGACTGATGAAGCTCTCCCCATCT
- a CDS encoding uncharacterized protein (EggNog:ENOG41~SECRETED:SignalP(1-15)~MEROPS:MER0000336), giving the protein MRVSSLLALLPLAMAAPSKRASPAPVLVPRGAKVLEGKYIVKMKTEAQLSAVESALSGVSAGADHRYSHSFTGFAASLTPGELEALQNDPNVEFIEQDATVSTKGIITENSADWGLSRISNKEPDTTKYSYDSSAGDGTCAFVIDTGIDIHHPEFEGRAKWLENFVGDGQDADLFGHGTHVSGIIAGKTFGVAKKANLFAVKVLDATGQGNNSVIIAGMDYVAKNASSQHCPKGIVVNMSLGGIKTDAVNSAALSITNAGLFLAAAAGNDALDAADFSPACVPSVCTVGATDRNDSFALYSNRGSAVDVLAPGTNITSAWPGNLTKIMSGTSMAAPHVAGLGAYLLGLGQKIGGLCGTISSSALKGAIKDVPQSTVNLLVQNGV; this is encoded by the exons ATGCGagtttcttctcttctagcCCTCCTGCCGCTGGCAATGGCCGCCCCTTCAAAGCGAGCCAGCCCGGCGCCAGTATTGGTTCCCCGCGGTGCCAAGGTTCTAGAGGGCAAATACATCGTTAAGATGAAGACAGAAGCTCAGCTTTCGGCAGTTGAATCTGCTCTTTCTGGTGTCAGCGCTGGCGCAGACCACAGATATTCCCACAGCTTCACTGGCTTTGCTGCTTCCCTGACACCCGGGGAGCTTGAAGCCTTGCAGAACGATCCTAAT GTCGAGTTCATTGAGCAAGATGCTACTGTCAGCACCAAGGGAATCATTACTGAGAACAGTGCCGACTGGGGCCTGTCTCGTATTTCCAACAAAGAGCCCGATACCACCAAGTACTCTTATGACTCTAGTGCCGGAGACGGCACTTGTGCGTTTGTAATAGACACTGGAATCGACATTCACCACCCTGAATTCGAAGGCCGAGCAAAGTGGCTAGAGAACTTCGTTGGCGACGGCCAAGATGCAGATTTGTTTGGACACGGTACTCACGTCTCTGGCATCATTGCCGGCAAGACATTCGGAGTCGCCAAAAAAGCCAATCTTTTCGCCGTCAAAGTCCTCGATGCAACTGGCCAGGGCAACAA ctCTGTAATTATTGCTGGCATGGACTACGTCGCCAAGAACGCAAGCAGCCAGCATTGCCCCAAGGGCATTGTTGTCAACATGTCTCTGGGCGGCATCAAAACTGATGCCGTTAACTCAGCCGCTCTTTCTATAACAAATGCTGGGCTCTTtctcgctgcagctgccgGCAACGATGCCCTCGATGCCGCTGATTTTTCGCCTGCCTGTGTGCCTTCAGTTTGCACAGTTGGCGCCACTGACAGGAACGATTCTTTCGCTCTCTACTCTAATAGAGGCTCAGCTGTTGATGTCCTTGCTCCCGGGACAAATATCACATCAGCTTGGCCTGGTAATCTTACCAAGATTATGTCTGGTACCTCAATGGCCGCTCCCCACGTAGCTGGTCTAGGTGCCtatcttcttggcctgggcCAGAAGATTGGCGGCCTCTGTGGtacaatctcttcttctgctctcAAAGGTGCTATCAAAGATGTGCCTCAGAGCACTGTCAACTTGCTTGTCCAGAACGGCGTTTAG
- a CDS encoding uncharacterized protein (EggNog:ENOG41) produces MWSLGAMAYLMLTNTVPFENLGDLYEYAYKSSSFPSNSLQKHHVSEEGREFIMQLMSSKSGDRPTAPTAKSHGWLLCADTSTDEAVQQSSFTSGQNLDKLSDFTFASTASKAWSTSTITPDIMSKTDRTMKQLHLSNQDDMKHDLADSRGKHVAVSTPHEQTLIQSKAIVYQSPSVEDSEETLSIDPGRCLPAEYKYVLESSTDDSHLVGNSLPTVVTPDDSSRESIQEAITSPTNRETGINSHTSSQNKISTDSSDLKQVDTSNHLTDAAVNTDTVPSPKRMQSRNKRPLVLNTKMIENDSRSSGGASKTQRAAVASLLAGAAEAFRVAKEPGGWRGEKTKRILTAAAGAAAVDAVDAIYATHGADQGKHGLAESIISSLISNRAINGSRNDVEDYHVDRSRSRSRARPEDGRGGQSKSPAERPQSATHPIKNSAAMHRPSVDTLVATETELSPISPVDEPTTTVYCHSCLSAYTIQMFRGPVEYLPCKHYICHTCLVQLLALSLLSPAHMPIRCCCDSLEEIGKSKFTRILLDPRIANIWDIWKDLKILKESGWTCANGHFSPKDSLLVTNSSVPIWKQPVSCSACAKSERLQQAEFCLLCGKVVTANGCGCRFNEVIASFIEILFTSGALKAETKLSAELWTAIRTWDGLKDRIPIPFGFRPWKDGQFLEPERQSAKPASRPRSMEPAPRQRSSEPTLRQRSAEPGIKPRLAEKLRKPQCYACGARIVNNDSPRDYQTCSCGTRYCSRCGTKWKQCSCPLTSSKTTSRNKQNRPSVLITQHQDKPQNTKHDGFKDRSPLFSYVEAGSKEKLTSRHTYSRSEGSHSQGRIPRQDYIEPEARRNDVYEDVEYSTSQTRQNSGRSLEPSSAHHKPRGSRNYYYNTPRTNNVDPRSTQSNLSSYAEESSKAQGSKRKPREGKTYF; encoded by the exons ATGTGGTCTTTAGGTGCAATGGCATACCTAATGCTCACCAATACCGTTCCATTCGAAAATTTGGGTGATTTATATGAGTACGCATATAAATCATCTTCATTCCCATCAAACTCTTTGCAAAAGCATCATGTATCGGAGGAGGGCCGGGAATTTATCATGCAGCTCATGTCTTCCAAATCTGGGGATCGACCGACAGCGCCAACGGCTAAGAGTCATGGATGGTTGCTATGCGCCGATACTTCTACTGATGAGGCTGTTCAGCAGAG tagctttacATCAGGACAAAACTTGGACAAGTTATCAGACTTCACCTTTGCATCAACAGCGTCCAAGGCTTGGAGTACAAGTACAATCACCCCTGATATAATGTCTAAAACAGATCGGACGATGAAGCAACTTCACCTTTCTAACCAAGATGATATGAAACATGATCTTGCGGATTCTCGAGGAAAACATGTAGCTGTATCTACTCCCCACGAGCAAACGTTGATCCAGTCAAAGGCTATTGTCTATCAATCACCATCCGTGGAAGACTCTGAAGAGACTCTAAGCATTGACCCAGGGAGGTGCTTACCAGCCGAATACAAGTATGTTTTAGAAAGTTCGACAGATGATTCCCATCTAGTTGGCAATAGTCTTCCAACGGTTGTCACACCAGATGATTCAAGTCGAGAGAGCATACAGGAAGCCATAACGTCTCCCACAAATCGCGAAACTGGTATCAATTCTCACACCTCCAGTCAAAATAAAATATCAACTGATTCTTCAG ACCTGAAACAAGTTGATACCAGCAACCACTTAACCGACGCGGCTGTTAACACTGACACAGTTCCTTCTCCGAAGAGAATGCAGAGCAGAAACAAACGGCCACTCGTTTTGAATACAAAAATGATTGAGAATGACTCCAGAAGCAGTGGAGGTGCCAGCAAAACGCAAAGAGCGGCTGTTGCATCGCTTctggctggagctgccgAGGCATTTCGTGTCGCTAAAGAGCCTggtggatggagaggagaaaaaactAAGAGAATCctcaccgccgccgccggtgccgctgctgttgatgctgttgatgctaTTTATGCTACTCATGGGGCAGACCAAGGAAAGCATGGCCTTGCTGAATCCATCATTAGTAGTCTGATTAGCAACCGGGCGATCAACGGTTCTAGGAATGATGTTGAAGATTATCACGTCGACAGAAGCCGCTCTCGATCTCGCGCACGACCAGAGGATGGTCGTGGAGGTCAATCTAAGTCGCCCGCGGAGAGGCCCCAATCAGCAACTCATCCGATCAAGAATAGCGCTGCAATGCATCGTCCCTCTGTGGACACACTTGTCGCTACCGAAACTGAATTGTCTCCAATATCACCAGTAGATGA ACCAACCACCACCGTGTACTGCCATAGCTGCCTATCCGCATACACTATACAAATGTTCCGTGGTCCAGTCGAGTATCTTCCGTGCAAGCACTATATATGCCATACATGCCTTGTTCAGCTGTTGGCGCTGTCACTGTTGTCTCCCGCGCACATGCCCatcagatgctgctgcgactcTCTGGAGGAGATTGGCAAAAGCAAATTCACAAGAATTCTTCTTGATCCACGGATCGCGAACATTTGGGATATATGGAAGGATCTAAAGATTCTGAAAGAATCTGGGTGGACTTGCGCCAACGGACATTTTTCACCCAAAGATTCATTGCTGGTAACTAACAGCTCGGTTCCTATTTGGAAACAGCCGGTGAGCTGTTCGGCTTGTGCCAAAAGTGAGAGACTTCAACAGGCTGAATTTTGTCTTTTATGCGGCAAAGTGGTTACCGCCAACGGCTGTGGGTGCAGATTTAACGAAGTCATTGCTAGCTTTATTGAAATTTTGTTTACTTCAGGCGCCCTTAAGGCAGAGACGAAGCTATCTGCTGAGCTTTGGACGGCCATAAGAACCTGGGATGGCTTGAAAGATAGAATCCCTATCCCCTTTGGATTTCGCCCTTGGAAGGATGGACAGTTCTTAGAACCGGAACGACAAAGTGCAAAACCAGCATCGAGACCACGAAGCATGGAACCAGCGCCAAGACAACGAAGTTCAGAACCAACATTGAGACAACGAAGTGCAGAACCAGGAATAAAACCCCGTCTTGCAGAAAAACTGCGGAAGCCACAATGCTATGCCTGTGGTGCTCGTATCGTCAATAACGACAGTCCAAGGGACTATCAAACCTG TAGCTGTGGTACACGCTATTGTAGTAGATGTGGTACCAAATGGAAACAGTGCAGCTGTCCTTTGACATCTTCCAAGACGACTTCCAGGAATAAGCAGAATCGCCCCTCCGTTCTCATAACTCAACATCAAGACAAGCCCCAGAATACAAAACATGACGGCTTTAAGGATAGGAGCCCCCTATTCTCTTATGTTGAAGCAGGCTCTAAAGAGAAATTAACATCGCGGCATACCTATTCACGAAGCGAAGGATCACATTCTCAAGGCCGAATTCCTCGCCAAGATTATATTGAGCCCGAGGCTCGAAGAAATGACGTGTACGAGGATGTAGAGTACTCTACTTCTCAGACCCGCCAGAACTCCGGGCGTTCCCTAGAACCAAGTTCTGCGCATCATAAGCCTAGAGGAAGTCGAAACTACTATTACAATACTCCTAGGACAAATAATGTGGATCCTCGGTCGACACAATCAAATCTCTCAAGCTACGCCGAGGAATCCAGTAAGGCTCAAGGTTCCAAGAGGAAACCAAGAGAGGGCAAGACATATTTCTAG